One genomic region from Chrysemys picta bellii isolate R12L10 chromosome 16, ASM1138683v2, whole genome shotgun sequence encodes:
- the LOC101933092 gene encoding TLC domain-containing protein 5-like — protein MMLSVIFQVTCSLTAWLSLYACFCYWNKHRTYEWSCRLVTLMHGVIVTCLSGYVAFIDGPWPLTHAGTPNTPLQVRVLCLTLGYFIFDLSWCMYFKTEGDLMLSHHTLSICGMVLVLGLGKSATEINAIVFVSEITNPLLQARWFLRETGHYCSFIGEAVDVSFVALFMVLRIGVGGQIMYSVIVSSRPIWLLKAGGLAMYIVSLGFMIEICSFARRKVLKKYHTWRSVSGGDMPLKTNGHLTPH, from the exons ATGATGCTCTCCGTCATTTTCCAGGTGACCTGCAGCCTGACTGCCTGGCTCTCCCTCTACGCCTGTTTCTGCTATTGGAATAAGCACCGTACTTACGAGTGGAGTTGCCGGCTGGTCACTCTGATGCATGGGGTCATTGTCACCTGTCTCTCTGGCTACGTTGCTTTTATCGATGGCCCCTGGCCTCTAACTCACGCAG GGACGCCAAACACGCCTCTCCAGGTCCGTGTGCTGTGCCTTACCTTGGGTTACTTTATCTTTGACCTCAGCTGGTGCATGTACTTCAAGACAGAAGGAGATCTTATGCTGTCTCATCACACGCTAAGTATTTGTGGCATGGTGCTCGTGCTGGGGCTCGGCAAGTCAGCCACCGAAATCAATGCCATTGTCTTCGTCAGCGAGATCACCAACCCGCTGCTGCAGGCCCGCTGGTTCCTGCGGGAAACCGGGCACTACTGCAGCTTCATTGGGGAAGCGGTGGATGTCTCCTTTGTGGCTCTCTTTATGGTGCTGCGGATTGGGGTGGGAGGCCAAATCATGTATTCTGTGATTGTCTCCTCCAGACCCATATGGCTACTCAAGGCTGGAGGCCTGGCTATGTACATAGTGTCCCTGGGGTTCATGATCGAAATCTGCAGCTTCGCTAGGAGGAAAGTGTTGAAAAAGTACCATACCTGGAGGAGTGTGAGCGGCGGGGACATGCCCCTGAAAACCAATGGGCATCTGACACCTCATTAA